A window of Fragaria vesca subsp. vesca linkage group LG7, FraVesHawaii_1.0, whole genome shotgun sequence contains these coding sequences:
- the LOC101306169 gene encoding aquaporin TIP1-1-like, whose amino-acid sequence MPISSIAVGSPSEFGSADALRAALAEFISTLIFVFAGSGSGVAFAELTDNGATTPAGLVAAAVAHAFALFVAVAIAANISGGHVNPAVTFGLFLGGNITLIRGILYWIAQLLGSVVACLLLKLATGGLTISAFSLSTGVGAWNAVVFEIVMTFGLVYTVYATAVDKRSAGNISIIAPIAIGFIVGANILAGGAFDGASMNPAVSFGPAVVSWSWASHWVYWLGPLLGAAIAAIIYDWILIAPTTHEPLPTTDYS is encoded by the exons ATGCCGATCTCTAGCATTGCCGTGGGAAGCCCATCTGAGTTCGGGAGCGCCGACGCTCTTAGAGCAGCTCTTGCTGAGTTTATCTCCACCCTCATCTTTGTTTTTGCCGGTTCCGGTTCAGGCGTAGCTTTCG CCGAGCTCACTGACAATGGAGCTACAACACCCGCCGGCCTTGTAGCAGCGGCCGTGGCACACGCCTTTGCCCTTTTCGTGGCGGTTGCCATCGCTGCAAACATCTCAGGCGGTCATGTTAACCCCGCTGTCACATTCGGTCTCTTCCTTGGCGGCAACATCACTCTCATCAGGGGTATCTTGTACTGGATTGCCCAGCTTCTCGGATCCGTTGTTGCTTGCTTGCTCCTCAAGTTAGCAACCGGTGGACTG ACCATCTCTGCTTTCTCCCTGTCGACTGGTGTTGGAGCATGGAACGCAGTGGTGTTCGAAATCGTGATGACCTTCGGTTTGGTGTACACAGTGTACGCAACCGCCGTCGACAAAAGGTCCGCCGGAAACATCAGCATCATTGCACCAATCGCCATTGGTTTCATTGTTGGTGCTAACATCTTGGCCGGTGGTGCTTTTGACGGTGCTTCAATGAACCCAGCAGTGTCATTCGGACCCGCCGTCGTCAGCTGGTCATGGGCAAGCCACTGGGTCTACTGGCTCGGCCCACTCCTCGGTGCCGCCATTGCTGCCATCATCTACGACTGGATCCTCATCGCCCCAACCACCCACGAGCCACTACCCACCACAGACTACTCCTAA